From one Magnetospirillum sp. WYHS-4 genomic stretch:
- a CDS encoding DUF3108 domain-containing protein, with translation MAAMAWRKVLSLLTFLVISAAGPAVAQPIHLRYEAHWGGLHAADFGLSFDVGPADYDNWFRLRTRGMTDWIARLDIEAHGQGRVSAGRPLEGRAYRVDYTNRWRSRTMAIRYDPDGGEAHTTLVTHQENEPDEDNELPREHRMGVLDPLTGLAEAIRRLRAHLEADGPPAFRLALFDGRRRFDLEGEFLGRKTRNILDRRHEVYHLRLTTRAVAGFKERFRGVWDGSAFDVYLTRDGRYLPLQIDSIGPGPLLNLVEECSGRCPLPVPER, from the coding sequence ATGGCGGCCATGGCATGGCGCAAGGTACTGTCGTTATTGACATTTCTGGTCATCTCCGCGGCCGGACCGGCGGTCGCGCAGCCGATTCACCTGCGCTACGAGGCCCATTGGGGCGGCCTGCACGCGGCCGATTTCGGGCTCAGCTTCGACGTCGGTCCGGCGGATTACGACAATTGGTTCCGGCTGCGTACCAGAGGCATGACCGACTGGATCGCCCGGCTCGACATCGAGGCCCACGGGCAGGGCCGGGTGTCGGCCGGGCGGCCCCTGGAGGGACGGGCCTACCGGGTCGACTACACCAACCGCTGGCGGTCGCGGACCATGGCGATCCGCTATGACCCCGACGGTGGCGAGGCCCATACGACCCTGGTCACCCATCAGGAGAACGAGCCGGACGAGGACAACGAACTGCCCCGCGAGCATCGGATGGGGGTGCTCGATCCCCTGACCGGGCTGGCGGAGGCGATCCGGCGCCTGCGGGCGCATCTGGAGGCGGACGGCCCGCCCGCCTTCCGGCTGGCGCTGTTCGACGGACGGCGGCGCTTCGACCTGGAAGGCGAGTTCCTGGGCCGCAAGACCCGGAACATCCTGGACCGCCGGCACGAGGTCTACCACCTGCGCCTGACCACCCGCGCCGTGGCGGGATTCAAGGAAAGATTCCGCGGCGTCTGGGACGGCTCCGCCTTCGACGTCTACCTGACCCGCGACGGCCGGTACTTGCCGCTACAGATCGATTCCATCGGGCCGGGCCCGCTGCTCAATCTGGTGGAGGAATGTTCGGGGCGCTGTCCGCTGCCGGTCCCGGAACGCTGA
- a CDS encoding Re/Si-specific NAD(P)(+) transhydrogenase subunit alpha yields the protein MKIAVPKERRPGETRVAASPEVVKKFAALGFEVSVEKGAGLAAAFTDDDFKAAGASVAKDAKSCLKDADVVLKVQRPIVGGEDDELKLFKKGAILAAKLDILTNKDDAEAYADAGLTAFAMELMPRISRAQSMDILSSQSNLAGYKAVLDAAGEFGSAFPMMMTAAGTVPPAKVFIMGVGVAGLQAIATARRLGAVVTATDVRPATKEQVKSLGAKFLEVDPEMERNAETSGGYAKEMPPEYFEKQKAKVAEHIKSQDIVITTALIPGRPAPVLVTEDMVKTMKAGSVIVDLAVEAGGNCPLSQLGKVVVKHGVKLVGHDNVPGRLPKDASALFAKNLFNFLTPHARKEGGALDIKWDDETIGGTLVCKDGKVVHPKLAGEGK from the coding sequence ATGAAGATTGCCGTACCGAAGGAACGTCGGCCGGGCGAGACCCGTGTCGCCGCTTCGCCCGAGGTGGTGAAGAAGTTCGCCGCCCTCGGCTTCGAGGTCTCGGTGGAAAAGGGGGCCGGCTTGGCCGCCGCCTTCACCGACGACGATTTCAAGGCCGCCGGGGCAAGCGTCGCCAAGGATGCCAAGTCCTGCCTGAAGGATGCCGACGTGGTGCTGAAGGTCCAGCGCCCCATCGTCGGTGGCGAGGACGACGAGCTGAAGCTCTTCAAGAAGGGCGCCATCCTGGCCGCCAAGCTCGACATCCTGACCAACAAGGACGATGCAGAAGCCTATGCCGATGCCGGCCTGACCGCCTTCGCCATGGAACTGATGCCGCGCATTTCCCGCGCCCAGTCCATGGACATCCTGTCCAGCCAGAGCAACCTGGCCGGCTACAAGGCTGTCCTGGACGCCGCCGGTGAATTCGGCAGCGCCTTTCCCATGATGATGACGGCCGCCGGCACGGTGCCGCCCGCCAAGGTCTTCATCATGGGGGTAGGCGTGGCGGGCCTGCAGGCCATCGCCACCGCCCGGCGCCTAGGCGCCGTGGTGACCGCCACCGACGTGCGTCCGGCCACCAAGGAGCAGGTCAAGAGCCTGGGCGCCAAGTTCCTGGAAGTCGACCCCGAGATGGAAAGAAACGCGGAAACCTCCGGTGGCTACGCCAAGGAGATGCCGCCCGAGTACTTCGAGAAGCAGAAGGCCAAGGTGGCCGAGCACATCAAGTCCCAGGACATCGTCATCACCACCGCCCTGATCCCCGGCCGCCCGGCGCCCGTGCTGGTCACGGAAGACATGGTCAAGACCATGAAGGCCGGATCGGTGATCGTCGACTTGGCGGTGGAAGCCGGCGGCAACTGCCCGCTGTCGCAACTGGGAAAAGTGGTGGTCAAGCACGGCGTCAAGCTGGTCGGCCACGACAACGTGCCCGGCCGGCTGCCCAAGGATGCCAGCGCGCTGTTCGCCAAGAACCTTTTCAATTTCCTGACGCCCCACGCCAGGAAGGAGGGCGGCGCCCTCGACATCAAGTGGGACGACGAAACCATCGGCGGCACGCTGGTGTGCAAGGACGGCAAGGTCGTGCACCCGAAGCTGGCCGGGGAGGGAAAGTAA